Proteins encoded in a region of the Pigmentiphaga litoralis genome:
- a CDS encoding thiolase: MSLEALRGAVAVVGVGHAGLGQATGFTEMEILMQAAHRAVSDAGLTLQDIDGICTASVTAPMWVMPVIEHLGIRPTFIDSTMLGGSSFVAHLLPAMHALATGQCNAVLVCYGSTQRTSSLNRAEIARVRKSFDPQPYEAPYEPLNPLSSYALAAARHMHQYGTRREDLAEVALAANKWAQLNPEAQQRTPTTLDEILSARMISDPLSVRDCCLVTDGAGAFVLTRADRARDLARPPVYVLGNATAVWNRQISSMEDLTVTAATQSGAAAFRMAGMSAADVDVAEMYDAFTINTLLFLEDLGFCKKGEAGEFVRGGAIGPGGRLPVNTNGGGLCCIHPGMYGVFIMIEAVRQLRGECGARQVDGAEVALVHGNGGTLSSQSTAILGTAAAL, translated from the coding sequence ATGAGCCTGGAGGCCTTGCGCGGCGCGGTGGCGGTAGTGGGCGTGGGCCACGCCGGCCTGGGCCAGGCCACCGGCTTTACCGAAATGGAAATCCTGATGCAGGCGGCGCACCGCGCGGTCAGCGATGCAGGGCTGACGCTGCAGGACATCGACGGTATCTGCACCGCGAGCGTGACCGCGCCGATGTGGGTCATGCCGGTGATCGAACACCTGGGCATCCGGCCCACGTTCATCGACAGCACCATGCTGGGCGGGTCGAGCTTCGTCGCCCATCTGCTGCCGGCCATGCATGCCTTGGCCACGGGCCAGTGCAATGCGGTGCTGGTGTGCTATGGCAGCACGCAGCGCACGTCCAGCCTCAACCGCGCCGAGATCGCGCGGGTGCGCAAGTCCTTCGATCCGCAGCCCTACGAGGCGCCGTACGAGCCGCTCAATCCGCTCAGTTCCTACGCCCTGGCGGCCGCGCGGCACATGCATCAGTACGGCACCCGGCGCGAGGACCTGGCCGAGGTGGCCCTGGCCGCCAATAAGTGGGCGCAGCTCAACCCCGAAGCGCAGCAACGCACGCCGACCACGCTGGACGAGATCCTGTCGGCGCGCATGATTTCCGATCCGCTTAGCGTGCGCGATTGCTGCCTGGTGACCGATGGCGCGGGCGCGTTTGTTCTGACGCGCGCCGACCGCGCAAGGGATCTGGCCCGACCGCCGGTCTATGTGCTTGGCAACGCCACGGCCGTGTGGAACCGCCAGATCTCGTCCATGGAAGACCTGACGGTGACGGCCGCCACGCAGTCCGGCGCCGCGGCATTCCGGATGGCGGGCATGTCCGCCGCCGATGTGGACGTGGCCGAAATGTACGACGCCTTCACGATCAACACGCTGCTGTTCCTGGAAGACCTGGGATTCTGCAAGAAGGGCGAGGCCGGCGAGTTCGTTCGCGGCGGCGCCATCGGGCCGGGCGGACGCCTGCCCGTCAACACCAACGGCGGGGGCCTGTGCTGCATCCACCCGGGCATGTATGGCGTCTTCATCATGATCGAGGCGGTGCGCCAGCTGCGCGGCGAGTGCGGTGCGCGGCAGGTCGACGGCGCCGAGGTGGCGCTGGTGCACGGCAACGGCGGAACGCTGTCCAGCCAGTCCACCGCGATTCTTGGGACAGCGGCCGCGCTGTAG
- a CDS encoding Zn-ribbon domain-containing OB-fold protein encodes MAPPLPDESGTPSADAVGADLHYRRALDQGQFLIQRCGACDRSVFYPRMVCPHCGSDRLDWFAPSGAATVYSTTVVRGRPQDGGDRNVALLDLAEGVRMMSRVDGIAPADVKIGMAVQARVLMAEDGGKVVFVPADVAQAIPSGDGVAA; translated from the coding sequence ATGGCGCCCCCTTTGCCTGACGAGTCCGGCACGCCGTCCGCCGACGCGGTCGGTGCGGACCTGCACTATCGCCGTGCGCTGGACCAGGGACAGTTCCTGATCCAGCGCTGCGGCGCCTGCGACCGATCGGTGTTCTACCCGCGCATGGTCTGCCCGCATTGCGGCAGCGACCGGCTGGACTGGTTTGCGCCGTCAGGGGCGGCCACGGTCTATTCCACGACAGTGGTGCGCGGCCGCCCGCAAGACGGCGGCGACCGCAACGTGGCCTTGCTGGACCTGGCCGAAGGCGTGCGCATGATGTCGCGGGTCGATGGCATCGCGCCAGCCGACGTCAAGATAGGCATGGCGGTGCAGGCCAGGGTGCTGATGGCGGAAGACGGCGGTAAGGTGGTATTCGTGCCGGCGGACGTGGCGCAGGCCATCCCGTCCGGCGATGGGGTGGCGGCATGA
- a CDS encoding acyl-CoA dehydrogenase family protein: MNLTWTDDERRFRDEVRTFVQTHLPTDIRDKSLRQQRLEKDDYLRWHHILNDHGWGAPTWPKEHGGTGWNPLQRLIFEVESFRAGAPRLLPFGLTMLGPVLMKFGSAEQQARLLPRIVRLDDWWCQGYSEPGSGSDLASLSTKAVRDGDHYVVNGQKTWTTLAHYADWIFCLVRTDPEAKPQRGISVLLIDMRSPGVTVRPIRTLDGGHDVNEVWLDNVRVPVGNLVGEENAGWTYAKYLLGHERTGIAGLGHCRRELDAIKALLAGGTDDGAPLAQDPRWRDRVSRLEIDILALEMLLLRVAAENEGMPGPETSMLKIRGSEIQQDLAMLRMELAGPDAWPYDPSWLEADTDADVPGPDGAARTSAAYVDMRKTSIYGGTTEVQKNIIARMLLGG, encoded by the coding sequence ATGAACCTGACCTGGACCGACGACGAAAGGCGCTTCCGTGACGAGGTGCGCACCTTCGTACAGACCCACCTGCCCACCGACATTCGCGACAAGTCGCTGCGCCAGCAGCGGCTCGAGAAAGACGATTACCTGCGCTGGCATCACATCCTGAACGACCACGGCTGGGGCGCCCCCACCTGGCCCAAGGAACACGGCGGCACCGGCTGGAACCCGCTGCAACGCCTGATCTTCGAGGTGGAATCATTCCGGGCCGGCGCGCCGCGCCTGCTGCCCTTCGGCCTGACCATGCTCGGCCCCGTGCTGATGAAATTTGGCAGCGCCGAGCAGCAGGCCCGTTTGCTGCCCCGCATCGTCCGGCTCGACGACTGGTGGTGCCAGGGATATTCCGAACCGGGATCGGGGTCGGACCTGGCGTCGCTCAGCACCAAGGCCGTCCGGGACGGCGACCACTATGTCGTCAATGGGCAGAAGACCTGGACCACCCTGGCCCACTATGCCGACTGGATCTTCTGCCTGGTCCGCACGGATCCCGAGGCCAAACCGCAGCGCGGCATTTCGGTGCTGTTGATCGACATGCGATCCCCCGGCGTGACGGTGCGCCCGATCCGCACGCTGGATGGCGGGCATGATGTGAACGAGGTCTGGCTGGACAACGTGCGGGTGCCGGTCGGCAACCTGGTCGGCGAAGAGAACGCGGGCTGGACCTACGCCAAGTATCTGCTGGGCCACGAACGCACCGGCATTGCAGGCCTGGGCCACTGCCGCCGCGAGCTCGACGCGATCAAGGCGCTGCTGGCGGGCGGCACGGACGACGGCGCGCCCCTGGCCCAGGATCCGCGCTGGCGCGATCGCGTGTCGCGTCTGGAGATCGATATCCTGGCGCTGGAGATGCTGTTGCTGCGCGTGGCGGCTGAAAACGAGGGCATGCCCGGTCCGGAAACGTCCATGCTCAAGATCCGCGGATCGGAGATCCAGCAGGATCTGGCCATGCTGCGGATGGAACTGGCAGGCCCCGACGCCTGGCCCTACGACCCGTCGTGGCTCGAAGCGGACACCGATGCCGATGTGCCCGGACCCGATGGCGCCGCCCGGACCAGCGCGGCCTATGTGGACATGCGCAAGACGTCCATCTACGGCGGCACGACCGAGGTGCAGAAGAACATCATCGCCCGCATGCTGCTGGGCGGCTGA
- a CDS encoding acyl-CoA dehydrogenase family protein, with the protein MDFVLSEEQRMLADSLRRRVGEFWTLSRRRRARTDAALDASAWSALADLGVLGLTISPDHDGFGEDPASLLPVHVELGRGLVAEPVIPSAVIAATVLARSGNEDAQAQWLPAIASGEAILTLAYLEPGRRYAVRPASTQATRGASGWVLDGEKSAVWHGGAATAWIVSAADEAGATLLLMVPRDAAGVTVLDTPTLDATRAARLTFTGVQLDDSAVLARGDAADAAIEAGLHWGIAALCAQAAGAMEQLLAMTVDYLRTRKQFNQPLAAFQALQHKLADMAIAKELALSMAYVAVAALTEPDAAERRRRISPAKIEAARAGRLVGQLAVQLHGGMGMTDELEVGDYFKRLTAVDVVLGDTAYHYAQMAALPLNVSDLERAA; encoded by the coding sequence ATGGACTTTGTACTGAGCGAAGAACAACGCATGCTGGCCGACAGCCTGCGCCGCCGCGTGGGCGAATTCTGGACGCTGTCGCGTCGCCGGCGTGCCCGCACCGACGCCGCCCTGGACGCCAGCGCCTGGTCCGCGCTGGCGGACCTGGGCGTGCTGGGCCTGACGATTTCCCCGGATCACGACGGCTTTGGCGAAGACCCCGCCAGCCTGTTGCCGGTGCATGTGGAACTGGGCCGCGGCCTGGTGGCCGAACCCGTCATCCCAAGCGCGGTCATCGCCGCCACGGTGCTGGCCCGGTCGGGCAACGAGGATGCGCAGGCGCAGTGGCTGCCCGCGATTGCCAGCGGGGAAGCCATCCTGACCCTGGCCTACCTGGAGCCCGGCCGCCGCTACGCCGTGCGGCCGGCCAGCACGCAGGCCACCCGAGGTGCCTCGGGCTGGGTGCTCGACGGCGAAAAATCGGCGGTCTGGCATGGCGGCGCGGCCACGGCCTGGATCGTGTCGGCGGCCGATGAAGCGGGCGCTACCCTGCTGCTGATGGTCCCGCGCGACGCCGCCGGGGTGACGGTACTGGATACGCCTACCCTGGACGCCACCCGCGCAGCCCGCCTGACGTTCACCGGCGTACAGCTGGACGACAGCGCCGTGCTTGCCCGGGGTGACGCCGCCGATGCGGCGATCGAAGCCGGCCTGCACTGGGGCATCGCGGCCCTGTGCGCCCAGGCCGCCGGCGCCATGGAGCAATTGCTGGCCATGACGGTGGACTACCTTCGCACCCGCAAGCAGTTCAACCAGCCACTGGCCGCCTTCCAGGCCCTGCAGCACAAGCTGGCCGACATGGCGATCGCCAAGGAATTGGCCCTGTCGATGGCCTATGTGGCCGTGGCCGCCCTGACCGAGCCCGACGCCGCCGAGCGCCGCCGCCGCATTTCCCCCGCCAAGATCGAGGCCGCCCGCGCAGGCAGGCTGGTCGGGCAACTGGCCGTGCAACTGCATGGCGGCATGGGCATGACAGACGAACTGGAGGTGGGCGACTATTTCAAGCGGCTGACGGCCGTGGACGTGGTGCTGGGCGATACCGCCTACCACTATGCGCAGATGGCCGCCCTGCCCCTGAATGTGTCGGACCTGGAGCGCGCGGCATGA
- the paaG gene encoding 2-(1,2-epoxy-1,2-dihydrophenyl)acetyl-CoA isomerase PaaG, which translates to MTTTLPSVDTLQVTYTAGVARITLNRPDRLNSLTTQMFADLAAVLTYLEARSDLRGVVLTGAGRGFCAGQDQQERPPLPDGQRRDLGIGLDQNYRPLILRLRALPVPVVCVVNGVAAGAGLSLALACDVVIAVESARFIQAFEKIGLMPDAGATWFLPRLIGQGRAMGWTLSGEALSAQKAEHWGLIWQCIPDALLEDTLASTAARLAAGPTRAHAAAKRALLASSDQTLGQQFDLERDLQRELGYSADYLEGITAFAQKRKPVFAGN; encoded by the coding sequence ATGACGACGACATTGCCCTCCGTCGACACCTTGCAGGTCACCTACACCGCAGGCGTCGCCCGCATCACCTTGAACCGGCCCGACCGCCTCAACAGCCTGACCACGCAGATGTTTGCGGACCTGGCTGCGGTCCTCACCTACCTGGAAGCCCGATCCGACCTGCGCGGCGTCGTACTGACCGGGGCGGGCCGGGGCTTTTGCGCCGGCCAGGACCAGCAGGAACGCCCGCCCTTGCCCGATGGCCAGCGCCGCGACCTGGGCATCGGCCTGGACCAGAATTACCGGCCGTTGATCCTGCGGCTGCGCGCGCTGCCCGTGCCGGTGGTGTGTGTGGTCAACGGTGTCGCGGCGGGCGCCGGGCTCAGCCTGGCCCTGGCTTGCGATGTGGTGATCGCCGTCGAATCGGCCCGCTTCATCCAGGCCTTCGAGAAGATCGGCCTGATGCCCGATGCAGGCGCCACCTGGTTCCTGCCCCGCTTGATTGGCCAGGGCCGGGCCATGGGGTGGACGCTATCGGGCGAGGCGCTGTCTGCGCAGAAAGCCGAACACTGGGGGCTGATCTGGCAGTGCATTCCCGATGCGCTGCTGGAAGACACACTGGCATCCACCGCCGCGCGGCTAGCCGCCGGCCCGACCCGCGCCCATGCCGCAGCCAAACGCGCCTTGCTGGCCTCGTCCGACCAGACGCTCGGCCAGCAATTCGACCTGGAACGCGACCTGCAACGGGAACTGGGGTATTCCGCGGACTATCTGGAGGGGATTACGGCGTTCGCGCAGAAACGCAAGCCGGTCTTCGCGGGCAACTGA